The Hypomesus transpacificus isolate Combined female unplaced genomic scaffold, fHypTra1 scaffold_265, whole genome shotgun sequence sequence TGTCATGGCCAACAACAAGAATCTCCCCCCAGCCAATGAGGGATGTCATCCCCAGACCAAGAATCTTCCCCTAGCCAATGAGGGAGAAGATCCACCCATAGAGAGGAGTTAGACAGAGCCTTTCAAGTGAAGCACCTGTAGGATGTATCAAGActgtatatttgtgtaaaaattaCTTTAGGGATTGCTTGAtgtgcctgtgttctgcacctctctttcagtaaccgtctctggaggaggggttccctcactgaattgctcctcccaaggtttcctcaatttttttctcctcttgtgagtttttctgggagtttttgtctttctttaaggtttaggttggttgaagggcagttctatggcgtatgtgaagccctctgtgactttGCTTGTaagaagggctatacaaatattGATTTGACTTGATATAAGTCAGAGCTTTAAAAAACAACCAATGGAGTGCTTTTAAACCGCTCAAATATGAGTTTGTTCGATCATTCAGTATCTGAAATTAAGGACTAATGATAATGAACCAAGAAGATGCCACAGCATACATACAGCAGATGTTCCTAATTTAACATGAGGAATCTGGCGTTGTGGCAAGATGCAACATGTTGTGTGATGTGTGCATTATAAATGTTGATCACATCTCCATAGTAATGTATTCAGGCAGTCCCCCTTTGTCCCATACTACCACCAGATGATCTCATGACTCACATCTCCCCCAAAAGTCGGTCAATAACACTTATCCCGCCTTCCATTCTTTTGTGTGGAAATCAGCTAATATTATATTGAAATGTTTATGGGTTCATCATCAGCTCCGCCTCTCTGTCAGCATGTCACTGTGTGtgaataggtgtgttcgacttcatgcagcgccgacagccgtcTGCAGacagctgacttgaagcagccaatggcgatcactgcttcaagtcagccagctGCAGCTGGCTGTTAGCAccgcatgaagtcgaacacacctaataaGAAGCAAAACATGGCACgcgtttgagtttttttttattagttaCAAAAAAACCATTGTCATACAACAAGAAATAACTCACTTTTTGGGGTGAAAAGGGTCATAGTTCAGATATAAATATGTGCCAGATATTTGGCACATAAATAATAACCAAAAGAAGCCAACAATGTGCATATAATACTGGATCATACACTCAAGGCAACATTTGAATGACCAGTGTTTCTCCTACCATTACCCCCCGCCACCCCTGGAAGGTCAAGTTAATAAAaacattaataaataaaaaactatttatttgtatttatttttttatagtgCCCAATCACAAAATAAGTAATTTAAGGTTACCTTTCCAATAAAACAGGTCTATAGCTTGCTATTATGCCTTATGTTATGTACACAACGGCATGTCATTTCTGTCTGTACATGGTCACCACCCCTTAAAACAAGGAATATATTAAACAAGTTtacattaaattacattttctcACTAAAAAGTATAATACAAAGTGTTCTAAAACAAACAATGTTGACATTGTTAGCAAACAAAATGGTAAAACAAAAAATCCCAATACTGAAATAATGGAATATCAATTATGTTCTTTTTTTCACACTAGTCTGAAAATACCGTATGTAcaataacaaaaacacactTCTGGCAGTTATCTGAAATAGTGAATGAAAATATATGTAAAACATTAACAAGTCTTGTGTTCTGGCAAAGTCATGTACACTGATAAAGAGATACACAATGTCAAAGCACTGGCCCCTGGCAGTATCAGATCATGGCACAATGTTTAAGCTGGCAAGGAAGAGGTAGGTTTAATCAACACATGTTGATAGTTGAAAACTGTTTCCAACAGTAAAGATCAAGATGTTAAGATCAGTCCTTTTAGAAAAGACACATTGATTCAAACCATCTCTTCTCAGAGAGGTACCTATGTAGGTTACAgaattcaaacaaacacaaaaaaactccCATAACTAATGTCATCTTCAGTTTTTTTGTACATTGACAAATATTGTGACCCACAGTAgctgaataaaacaaattaaaatcATCTCACATCAATTGGCAAGCTAAAGATCAGAGACGTAGGCATACATTTTTTTTGCCTTGATGCATGTGTGACCGTCCAATGGCACAATTTGTATTCTCTGGTTTCTTCCTGGTTCACCATTATTTGTTCTTGATACCAAATGCTGAATAAGTGTGCAAATTCACATTTGAGGAATTTAGAATAGTTCGAATTATAGTATCGTTTTTCTTTCTTGGCTTTTTTTCCCTTACAGAAACACAGAATCAGCAGAGCAAAGGCTCTGTCTAACTCCTCTCTATGGGTGGATCTTCTCCCTCATTGGCTAGGGGGAAGATTCTTGGTCTGGGGATGACATCCCTCATTGGCTGGGGGGAGATTCTTGTTCTTGGCCATGACATTCTGTTCATGGTGTTTGTCCATCACAgcaacatggggggggggggggggggggggggggctctactCCATGGCACACCTGCTGTAGGtgactgcctctctgtctctgtctcgctgCTTGGCTCTGCTCCTCAGCGTGGCGTGCAGGTAGCCCAGCAGGACGGGCATGATGGCAAACAGGATGAGGCCAGACAGGACGACGATGGCCCAGTCTGGGTACTCCAGAGTCACCTCGGTCGCCTGAGGAGAACAGACAAAGGACACCATCATCTCAATATCACTGATCCAGTGGTTTCATATGATCATAAAACATTGGCTGGATTATGGTTTCCAATTACAATAGTAATGTGTTTAAGATTACGGGGAATTCTCATTATTCAATTATATTAGATGTGCTGCTGTTGACTTTgggacagtacagtacagtacattataGGGAGTGACTTGGCGcaataaaataagaaattgaGGGAAAACCAAGGTCAAACTTGAGGCCCCAAACTGAGCAGGTCTCTGTACCGTGGTGTGGTTCCAGGCGGTGTAGGTGGGCCGGCTGATGACCATGGTCACGAGGCTGGCAGCCAGAAGGCCCAGCATGGCCAGCAGGCACACATACTTCCACAGGTACTTGTACACCACATGGGGGCGCCAGCCCAGCATCTTCTCAATGTCGTTGAggaacctggaattcacatacacacacacgaaccaCAGAAAATATATTCAAACTGTTGAAGAGGAAACCTCATACAGAAACCCTTTTGTGAATTGTTTCATGCACTTAAAAACTATTCTAAGATTATTAATGGCAAATCTTGTGATATTACTGTTTTCCTTCTTGATAATTTATAGAGGCACTATGCGGGTAGGACATCAATCTTGAGTGCTCACCGATCGGCTCCGTACAGCCAGGAAACACTGAACGTCTCAAACACGACCACAATGATGAGAGGCAGGGTGGCAGAGTAATCGTCTAACATCATGACAAAGTAGTTCCCACAGCGCTGGGTGAAGACGAGGCCAAACAGGAAACCAGTCACGCAGCCGAACACTGAGGAGAAGCGTTAAACACCCAgttacacaactacacacaccacaccaagaTAACCAGGCACATAGAACTACTAAAAAGACGTCCAAAAAATCAGAAAACAAATCCAAAACCTATAGTTTGGAGTTGTCTTTTCAAACTTAAGGTCGAGTTGAGCtttgaacatgcacacacacacatgcccgtccactcgcagtcacacacacacgttacctgTGAGTTTAGTCTTGTTGTTGGAAAGGGTTTTGAAGTTGTCTGTGAGGGGCGCCAGGATGCCCTCCATGGTGCCGAACATGGTGCTGAGGCCCAGGTTGAGCAACATGAGGAAGAACAGGGCCGACCAGAAGGGACTGCCTGGAAACAGAGACATGGCCTCGGTGAACGCTATGAAGGCCAGACCGGTCCCCTGCACAccctgatggagggagagagagagacagagaaagagtacagagagagagaccttgacACATTGAAATGGGTTGTCAGAGAAGACTGGGGTGCACTGGTTAACAAATCAAGAAGTAAACCAGTGACTCGGGACACAGCTCAGAAAGAGAGTGGGGAGACAAGGGGGTTGGGGAGACAAGGGGTTGGGGAGACAAGGGGGTTGGGGAGACAAGAAAAAAAAGTAACCCTAAAATGGGGCAAAGCCCTTACCGTGctcatctccttctccaggCTGCAGTCTGAGAGGTTGCCAGGAGCCTGGGCTCCGTGGGCGCTGTACCAACCAGAGTACTCCTCCAGGGACACCATCTCTGGAGCGGACATGTTGAAGCTGGGCCACAGGCTCTCGTCCAACCCGtgctcagacagcctcctcacatTCCTAGGTAGAAGAGCAGACAGGAGGTCTGAGTGGACGATGAGTGTGAAGGTCCAAGTTGACTTGTTGTCTAAGATGTAAGGCTGGACGAAATGGCCCAAGATGTTACCGTAATATGATTTTAAAAATTAATTTTCATGATCGGGCCTATATATTTAATAACATGAATGCTCAGTTTACAGTTACTCGTATTCTCCAAAAGGACAGAACTCAAGAAGAAACCAGAAGGTTAATTTGTATGTTTACCATGGCTATCAACCCTACTCCCAACTGGCACAGGTTATAAATAAAGTTGGGTGGGATCATTCAGCTTGTCTTATCACTCATCAGCCAGTCCACTACTTAAACATAGATTACCAGTTATGGTCATAAGCTCCAGTAGGGGTGTTAAATGATTACATGTGACTCGGTGGCACAAGACCcagacaaagcgagagagcgatTTGGAAGATATCAAAAACTTGGCCCTTCCTTGTGTAAACACGAACACACCTGGCGACACACTGCAAGGCAAACGTCTTGGCTCGGAACCCCAGCACTGCAAACACCACGAGAGAGGCCAGGACGGAGGTGAGGAAGTTGATGGCGGAGACGGTGAAGGCATCGCGGTGACAGTTGTTGTTCTTGGggttgtaggaggagtaggcgaTGACCGAGCCGAAGCCTAGACCCAGGGCAAAAAACACCTGCGTAGCTGCCTGGCGCCACACCTGCACGTCGCCCCAGATCTTCAGCTGCAAcgccgccacacacacacgtaagaaGATGATGGTGCTGGGGCAGGTGGGACTCGGAGTCCATCATGTTTAGTAGCCACAATGTCCAAAATGTTATCTGCTTTTTTCAACAGCAGCTGAACTTGAGATGGTAAAGCAGTACTTAGACAGCTTCCTCATACTATACTCTATGCATCACATTGAAAATAGTTCCCTTCCATCTGTTCCCattactctctctttcagtcaggTAGAGCAGTAGTGGGTGGCGGTACCTTGGGGTAGAACATGTATTTGATGCCGTCGGTGGCTCCGTCCAATAGCAGCCCTCGGATGAGGAAGCACAGAAGCACCACGTAGGGGAACACAGAGGAGAAGTACATCACCTGGAGAGACAGCAAAACAAGCCCAAGTTAGGCAGCTATGTTAGCCACTGAGTCCATATTAGCCACTAAGGACCTGTGTGATCGGAGTGTGTGGTCATGCTGGGGTACAACTTTTTACGAAGTTTGTCTCTTTATACAGCTTTTATTAATAGGAATTAGGAAATAGGACAGGAGGTCCTAGGCCAATGGCAACTGTTTGAGATGGCCACATGAAGGTCATGTTAAAACACCCCAATTTCTTAAACCTGGTCATTATCTTCATGACTTAGTCAAAACAGGTCTGTGATCCTGCCTCCCACCGACACACTCACCCCACATTCCCAGAGCACAAAACCCCCcaccacgcacgcacacacacccccagactGGGCCAAGCAGACCCAGAACAGACGGTACCTTTGCGGAGGACTTGATGCCCTTGAACATGCCCAAGCACACAATGGTCCAGGCCCCCAGCAGACAGCAGGTAAGAACTGGGTTGAACTGGCCCGTCTCGTTGATGGAGTCCGTGGTGTCCAGAGCCTTCCGGAACCAGAAGTATGTGGTGGGCGAGCTGGCAGCACACTCCGGCACTGGAGACAGATGAGGAACAGCAGGTTTATACAGGCTGAAGTCCTGTCAGCTTTGTCTAGATGATTCTTCAGCAGCAACCCTCAGGCTTGAAACATAAAACCTAAAACAAGCTTAATATCGGTTCTTATTCAATATATTAATTTCTGTTGAGATATATATTACTCTTTTCTATATAGATTCCCCATTGCCTCGGGCACAGATCAGGTGGCAGGGGTGTAGTAGTAACAGTAGAGGTTCAGTCAGAGATTCACCCAGCAGCAGCCTGGATGTGCAGCGAGGGTTTACCTGTAGTGTTACCCTGCTGAGGACACTGCTCCCAGGGCAGGGGGTACTGGAAGGAGTTCCCCAGGTAGAACAGGCTCCAGCCAATGATCACATTGTAATAAAGAGCTACGAAGAAGCACACCTGAGGGGGAAAGACGGGTTGTAACAGGGTTTAGCTACAGCGCTGAATGTAAACAAATGATGCCAGGCAGGGAAAACTACTAGACACAGTTGGTTCAGGTCTCCAACCTTGGGTTTGTTGTGTTTGAATGGGTGAGCCGTGTTTTTACGACCGTTTTCTCAGGCTGCATAAAAACAACCAATGCCTGATAACAAGGAAACGGAAGTAGCCAATCAGTGGGGCGTGTCCTACTTACCACACAGCTGGAGTAGCCAATCCCTGAGAGTTTGGGTGAGATGTGTTTCCACACCCCGATGCTGCCCTGTCTGATGGACTGGCCGGCCGCCAGCTCTAAGAAGAACAGAGGGATCCCCATGACGACCATGAGCAGCacgtagaggaggaggaaggctccTGAGAGGCGCAGGGAGATCAGGGGGAGCTGATGATTACACTCATTTGGATTAGCTCAGTGGCTGAGCATTTGACTACAGATCGGAagtttgcaggttcaaatcccccttcatccctcttaCCCTATACTGCTCAGGATATAAACATCTGCAAAATGATACATCCACATAAAATCTATACATATAATGATGGAAACCCAATATGTTGTTCTTTCATGGCAGTTACATTACACATTAATTTCTCATTTAGATGATTGATAAGGATAATATCTAGTTGAGGGTCaactcacctcctccattctGATGGCAGAGGTAGGGGAATCTCCAGACGTTTCCAAGACCAACGCTGAAGCCCACCTGAGCTAGAAAATACTCCATTTTACTGTCCCACCCATCTCTGGCAGGGGGCTCTGTCGAGCTGAGCTCGAAGCTCTCAGCAGAGGGACTGCCAAGTTGGGACTCTGGTAAATCAGACAGGTCACCGTCAGCGGGCAATgccagcttctctctctccatctgttggAACGTAAGAATCGAGTGAATCGGTGTAGCCTACATTATATACATCACTCAAATAAAGATGGCAAGGTTAGAGGGGTGGTTGCGTGACTATTTTGACGTTTAATTTCAATTTGGATTGGAAATTGACATTTTTGGAGTAACACTGACTGGCTGTGCTCCACAAAGGAACCGCTTTGTTTGACCAAGTAACGTGTGTACACCCAATTAGTGGTTCAAGCTCAGCTCGTTAGTTAAAAGACCACACTGCCCTGGCTCATAGTGAATACCAGTTATTGTTACCGAAAAGTCATTGTTGCGGTTCCCATCGCATCGTCgttagtagctagctactaacGACGATGCGATGGGAACACTATATAGTGCCTATCGAGCAATCTAAACTAGCCAACACTGTCTACCTAGTACCCTGTAAGATCCCTTCACACATCTAGCCCAATATATTAGCGTATGTGACACAATTCTAATCCATTTTGATACGATACGACACTCACCAGC is a genomic window containing:
- the LOC124462937 gene encoding sodium-dependent neutral amino acid transporter B(0)AT2-like gives rise to the protein MEREKLALPADGDLSDLPESQLGSPSAESFELSSTEPPARDGWDSKMEYFLAQVGFSVGLGNVWRFPYLCHQNGGGAFLLLYVLLMVVMGIPLFFLELAAGQSIRQGSIGVWKHISPKLSGIGYSSCVVCFFVALYYNVIIGWSLFYLGNSFQYPLPWEQCPQQGNTTVPECAASSPTTYFWFRKALDTTDSINETGQFNPVLTCCLLGAWTIVCLGMFKGIKSSAKVMYFSSVFPYVVLLCFLIRGLLLDGATDGIKYMFYPKLKIWGDVQVWRQAATQVFFALGLGFGSVIAYSSYNPKNNNCHRDAFTVSAINFLTSVLASLVVFAVLGFRAKTFALQCVARNVRRLSEHGLDESLWPSFNMSAPEMVSLEEYSGWYSAHGAQAPGNLSDCSLEKEMSTGVQGTGLAFIAFTEAMSLFPGSPFWSALFFLMLLNLGLSTMFGTMEGILAPLTDNFKTLSNNKTKLTVFGCVTGFLFGLVFTQRCGNYFVMMLDDYSATLPLIIVVVFETFSVSWLYGADRFLNDIEKMLGWRPHVVYKYLWKYVCLLAMLGLLAASLVTMVISRPTYTAWNHTTATEVTLEYPDWAIVVLSGLILFAIMPVLLGYLHATLRSRAKQRDRDREAVTYSRCAME